AAGCCTACTTTTCATTTGGTAACAAAAGAACAGAAACAAGTTATGATTGTCTGATGCGTCACTGTGCCAAGACGTCATGTGATTGGTGGCAGGCGGGAAACTAGTCCTTTGCCAATGTTACCACCCACACGTCcatatcttttcccttctcctttacttttcGCCTCTACTCGTTTCTGACATTATCTCACTTTCAGCTCTCACTTGCCTGCtacatttatctgtctgtctgtcagtagaGGCGAATGAATTCCTCCGTCTACATAACACCCCCATCGGCCTCTCATGTGTGAAAGTATTGGAGCGCATGAAAGGCCAAACGAGGGGCAGAGGGCAAGGGAGAAAGGACAAGCGCTTAGGCAGTATTTCCAGCTCCATGTTTAAGCCACAGTTCACACGGGAAGGGTGTATGACTTTCTCAGTTCACGTACTACCATCCCCCTGCCCCCCGTGTGAAAAGCAAAGTGCATGACAGGCAAAATGAGGAACAGAAGATAAGCAAAGGAGGACGAGTGACGTGTGGCCTGACAGGGAGATTGACAGCTACTCCCACCACATCGGAAAGGGTAGGTTCCCCTCCCCTGTTCCTCCTTATTTCATCTGCCTCTTCTCTCCCGTCTCCcgctgcctcctcccctccccagagCGCTGCTGCGGTGAGGCAAGCGTGAGATCTGAGGTCGTCGTCGTCTTCAGATTTATTCCATTCTACTAGGGAAAACGGGCCCTTGTCAAGAGGAATGCCTTAGGTTTATCGTGGaggcggggttttttttttttttttttttttttttacattgctgcctattgcgccctTCTTTTCTTTTGATCCGATGGGATCATGTCAAGGTCTTCATGGTGgctcctgatggtcagcccagccagccgttctggcgcaggcgagtgtttatagtggcgccatcttgcattggctcatgctgccctgccCTCCATTTTGATTTTGATcctccttgaatctagagtccgtctGTGGGGTCTTCTGGAGCATGTGGGGGGTAGTTAAAGGCAGCGGCGGGCGGGTCCAAACCCACTTGGTGGCACCTTgaaggggattgaactcgcgtcctcctgaacacgaggccgttactttgacgactcagccaccgcctcccctaataaCTGCGGACCAGCCGCTCCAGGGTCGCCTCACCTATAGGTGGAACAGGAGTGCAGGGGCAGAGTGCCCCTCAGAGTTGGGTGCCAGTTCCCTCGTAGCAGGGCACTCAAGGAGATATTGTAGCCCAGGCGCAGGCGATGCATCAGGACACTGGCAGGGCGAGGGTGGGAGTTAGCCATCCTCCAGCGCCCCATATAAGTGGCAGCCGCATACCAGCAGCCCGACGGGGAGTATGCCACAGACCGCTCCAGCTAGGTAGTGATGCTCTGTCCGGCCCTGGACACCAAGGTTGTACGGAGGTGGGCAGTGCTAGGTGGAAGGGGCACTGAGACAGCTGGTAGGAGGGTGGCATCCTTCGCTGCCGCATCAGCTGCATCGTTGCCCCTGACGTCCAAGTGACTAGGGAGCCAGTTGAGGGTCGCGCGGCGGCCAACAGACTCCAAGGCCCCCAGGGTCCGTTAGATGGAAATGAGGAGGCGCACGTTGTCAATGCAGCGGTCATGGGCGATGGTCTGTAGGGCAGACATGGAGTCGCTATGCACAACCACAGCCCCCGCCACTGTCTCCTCAGCGTGGAGGAGGGCCATCGAGATGGCCACCAGTTCCGCCTGCGTGGAGGAGCAGCCAtcggaaaggtggaagagagccGTGGCCCCCTCACACACGAAGGCGGCACCAACAGCCCCCGTAAGGTGGTGGACAGAGCCGTCAGTATAGTAGACGGCGGCCTGGGAAGGCACAGCACCGGCGATCCGCCCCAACGCCTCCCGCCTCAGTTCGTGTGGAGTCAGGAGTGACTTCTTCGCTGGGAGGGGCCTGAGGGAGACAACAACGGAGCAGGGTCTCCAGGGAGGAGGGGGCGTATAGGCCGGAGCCGGGAGGTCAGTGGGCGCCATTAACCAGTGAGCCAGGCCATGCTCACCGAGCGTCCGAGCGACAATGGACGGCCACGTCTGCCGCTGGAAGAGGAGGGGGTCCTGATGGAGAGACTGCCTCACTCTCTCCGCGAGGGGCACTGCTTCCGCACGACGCAACAGGGTCGGCAGGTGACCAACACCGAGCTGCACAACCCGCTCGGCGACGCAGCAAACGAAAGCCTTCGCTCGCAGGCAGACGCACTTCGCCCAGAGGGGCGCACCAAGCAGAGTCCTGATTGCAGAGTTTGGGGCGGTCTCAAGTGggtgcagggaggagggaggcactgTGAGGAGGCACGGCGCTGCGTAGTCCAGGCAGGACCGAACAGCGCTTGTGTAGAAGAAGCGGAGTACCCGGTCGCCCGCCCCGCAGGAGCGTCCCGCCATGGCCCGTATGACGTTCACCCGGGACGACATCTTTACTCGGATGGAGGCGATGTAAGGGAAGAATGTCAGGCGGGGGTCGAGTAGCATGCCCAGGTAACGGAATCGATGAACCCAGGGTACGGGGGTGTCGTTGATATAAAGGGGATCCGGAGGGCGGACGTAGCCAAACGCCATGGCCTTCGTTTTAACAGGGTTCGGTATCAGGCCAAGGTCCGTACAGGGGGTAAGTAGGCGGCGGAGCATGACGCGTGCCCTAGCTACGTGGTTGGGGCCGGTGGCGACGATGGCGATGTCGTCCGCGTAGCTCAGGACCTGGACCTGCGGGCTTGCCTGGAGGCAGACAAGCTTTTCCACAAGGAGGTTGAAGAGCAGAGGGCTGAAAATGCCCCCTTGTGGAGTTCCGTTTTCGAAGTTCTTGAAGGCAGATATTGTGCCTTGAAAACAGCCTGCCGCGGTGCGCCCCTGGAGGTACTGCCCGACCCAGCTGAGGAGATGGCCACGAAACCCTTTCGACGTCATGGAGTGGACTGCGGGAGCAGAGGCCATTTCAAACGCCTTCTCCAGGTCCAGAGAGACGGCCACCGCCTTGCCGCCAAGAACACAAGACAGGAGGGTTGACACACAATCTCGCGTCCCTTTGCCCAGGCGGAAAGTAAACAGGTGGTGGTGAAGCGGGCCTAGCGCCCATTCCAGACGAGAGTGAAGAATCCGTTTCATCGTCTTCCCGAGGCAGCTAAACAGGGAGATGAGGCGGTACTGCGTGCCGTCCCCGGCCTTCCGCATCGGGACAATAGTGGCGGTTCTCCATGCGGCAGGGACAGTGCGAGAGGCATACGATAGGTTGAACAAGTGCCGCAGTTCAGCCTCCATGTCAGGGCCTGCGTTCCGGAGCATGGAGTAAGTAATCTTGTCCACACCCGGCGACGTATTCCTCCCCGGAATGGCTCGCCGGAGCTCATGCACTCGATGTTGGCGTCCGCGGGATGGGGCAAGCGGCAGGCCTACTGAAACACCAGCCATCTCCCTCGGTTCTCCCTCCGCTGCTTGAGCTGCACCGCAAGGGGAAGTCGTGCCATGGCAGGCCGCGAGGCGAACAGCTCAGCGAGATGCTCAGCCTCCTCATGCGGCCGGGGGTGCAGCGCCGGTCTCGCAACGGCCCCTCGGCCAACAAAACGAATCTTCCGCCAGAGGAGAGATACAGGCGTGGTGGAGTCGAGCGAAGCACACCAGGCGAGCCAATGCTCCCCCTTCACACCAGGGTCAAGAGAATTCCCTTGACCCTGCTTCACACGATCGGCCGTCTCCCTCGCGATGCAGACCTCAGCTCTCAGGAGGCGGCGAGTCTCCTCGGAATTAGTGCGGCGATCTTCGGTGTAATAACACCCGTCCTTGTGGGCAGCCGTGGGACGCCCGGACAGGGGGATGGCTGAGTCCGCCGTAGAGTGGAAAGCGGCGACCAGGCGGGCCTCAGCAGCGTCGGTGTCAGCAGGGGGGGGGTTTCAGCCAGGTAGGTGGAAAGACACCGGCGAAACTTACCCTAATCAACTCTGCGGAGGTTCCATCTTGTAGGGTGAGGCGGGAAAACAGGCGGATAGACGGGGAAAACGACCACCGAGGCGATGTGGTCACTTACGAGGTGATGGTGAAGTGACCACGCTGCGCCAACCCCCAGGTGCCCGGACACGAACGAGAGGTTCAAGACACCCCCCGCGAGGTGTGTCGGCTCGCCAGAATTGAGGAGGGAGATCTGAAGTGTTCGGTGGGCGGCTGACGCCTTCAcatcttttgttttatatttttttcctctgaaTTCCGAGGGCAAAGAACTGTCTGATCGGATTACAACACCACATGCACGGCGAGGTAAAGGCATTAATACATTTCGTTGTctttcaccaccacgaccaccagccACTGCCAatacatttcctttctcttacacATTTTAGTTCTTCCGATTTATTCAactcgatctcctcctcctcctcctcctccttcgtctcttcctcctactccttcgtcttctcctcctcccacttctcttcctcttccttctatttctcctccttcgaATTATTTCATTAGCATCTTCAAACATTGGGTAATCGCACCCATTCAGTGTAAAGTCTCATTTAGTCGGTAAAATCACGAAGGCTTTTCCCCGAGCGAGCAGTGGTAaagttaatataataataataataataataataataataataataataataataataataataataataataataataataataataataataatgctatagTATGACTCGGCTAAACGTGCGGTTGGAGGGGTGTTCAGCGTAGGGGGATCCCTTTGTAccagggttggcaaaaaccaatgtttttaaaaaataaaaaaattttggtttaaaccagttttttttttcttcttttttggtttaaaccatgttttttgggtttaaaccagttttttggggtttaaaccatgtttttttttgtttaaaccacagattatttttcagtatttctattccagtaattctatccgtatatacatatgagtttgaaaaggaattatagatagatttagagatggatttagcaatatatcatttgatcttcatacaatctgtaaaagagggGCGCTTTCCTGGCTATATCCCGCACCGCATACTGTCGCTGCATCGCGCTCCCCGGAGTTAGGGGCGCTGTTATTATGACTCAGAACAGCAATGGCCGCCTTAGCATACACAGAATGGACGTATGTACAATTTACAGTCCACAGACGCCAGtgtcaccatgcaacatggacagcATGCATCTAATATCTACTGTGCTAGAACCTAAGTAATACTTATTCTGAGTCATTAAAGAGAATAAAGTCACTAGGACTGAAAACCATTAGAATAGTGGTCCTGGCAATTACTCAGGCGACGATTACCATTGCAGCTTCCAGGAcagcgcctccccccccccccccttcggtgatgactgcattcacgatgCCCCCCCTACAATACCTAATTACACTAtacctcgctgctacagtaatacaCTACCGCTACACAACACTTTCCAGGACAGCGCCCCCCCCCTTTCGGtgatgactgcattcacgatgttccccctacaatacctagttacactatacctcgctgctacagtaatacaCTACCGGTACACAACACTATCACTTTGCACCTTGCTCCCGACCGCAGCTCGCAGCTCTGAATGTCTAGAATCGtgagtcactctttcccttcccaccagggttgccaggtttggcataattatgccaatTTGGTATATTCCACGCCTGGTTGGCGTActggaaatttagttttatgcATAACCTCATTTGGCATATTTTTTGGTATATTCAAgggtgtttttaatattatttcatttatattcataataaggtgctggaagtcaaagacgttgaccagattctataatatatctagtgaataaaacatcagaaaaaagcattatacacatCAGATGAGGGTACCGTTCCTCTTGGTACCGTTTCAGGACCTAAAGTTCCTGATCACCGCAGAACGCGTATTGTTCGTGTTCGGTTACTAGTCTGCGGGTCTgtgcgggaaaggagaaagtagcCTCCGCTGCCCAGCAGTGCCCAGGATTGTACGCTACTTTACGAGGACTTACGCTATCCCAGCTGTGTTATTGTGTCTTACAAGTGGACTTAAGTATCAGAGTGTGCTAGGATCCGTTCCTGACCCGCAGTAAAGGCTATGAGTCGCAAAAACTTGGAAGTATTTGTGGCGTGTTCCTCGGAGGCATCGACGAATATGGCGGAAACGCTGCAGCATCACATTTTTATGTGCTTATATAGACCCTGAGAAGCCATTTTAACGTGATTTTAGGAATAAATAAAGCCGTTCGTATCGTATTCTCCCCTCACAGTGTGGCATCAAAGAAAGGAAACCAGAAATCTTTAAAATGTGCTGATAAGAGTCGGTTTCTGAGTCAAAGAACTCCTCTGCATCATTGTAATCTACTGCTGCACATATTAGTTACAGGGGCGTCGGTGATGCGATGGTGTggaatgtggagggagtggacagtGCTTGATTGAAAACAAGATATGAAGGACCAAAATTGTGTTTTAACTAAGCTAGAGTGAGGGAGGCCGCTGTGAGGGACGCGCAAGTTTGGCGCGAAAACGGGTCCCATGTAAGGGGTCTTGGCTTgtaactcccaagaaaaggctAAGATAACACGCATTTGAAAGATGTGCAAGTCTTAAAAGTGATGAAATAATGCAACGTGTGCGTATGTCTACCATTCCAGCGCTTCAACAGTGCCATACAGCGAAGGTGATGTGAGGGTGAGTGGCAGGATAAGATGACGCGCTAAATCCTTCTTTGTCAGACCTCATAACGCCGAAAATATATAGATACGCATACGCTGAACAACCATGTAATTTAAATTGATACATACTGTATACTGAACATACTTAATTACAGAAACAGAGCAAATAGTGTATAGAAAAGTGAGTATGattgatgggtttttggtttaaaccaggggtgtcaaactcatggtccgtgggatagtcataaatggcccgcggtatcacggcaacttcaatcttgtcaatgtattttctacccttgttggccctcATGACGGCAcatcagagtatgaattggccctcgaagggttttgagtttgacacccctggtttaaaccgccaaacctgctgtacataattaaaatcttacatatagttaagaccacaatactgatgaaactaacaaagatacacacaaatgaaaaa
This sequence is a window from Eriocheir sinensis breed Jianghai 21 chromosome 1, ASM2467909v1, whole genome shotgun sequence. Protein-coding genes within it:
- the LOC126997825 gene encoding uncharacterized protein LOC126997825, giving the protein MTSKGFRGHLLSWVGQYLQGRTAAGCFQGTISAFKNFENGTPQGGIFSPLLFNLLVEKLVCLQASPQVQVLSYADDIAIVATGPNHVARARVMLRRLLTPCTDLGLIPNPVKTKAMAFGYVRPPDPLYINDTPVPWVHRFRYLGMLLDPRLTFFPYIASIRVKMSSRVNVIRAMAGRSCGAGDRVLRFFYTSAVRSCLDYAAPCLLTVPPSSLHPLETAPNSAIRTLLGAPLWAKCVCLRAKAFVCCVAERVVQLGVGHLPTLLRRAEAVPLAERVRQSLHQDPLLFQRQTWPSIVARTLGEHGLAHWLMAPTDLPAPAYTPPPPWRPCSVVVSLRPLPAKKSLLTPHELRREALGRIAGAVPSQAAVYYTDGSVHHLTGAVGAAFVCEGATALFHLSDGCSSTQAELVAISMALLHAEETVAGAVVVHSDSMSALQTIAHDRCIDNVRLLISI